In a genomic window of Vibrio gigantis:
- the viaA gene encoding ATPase RavA stimulator ViaA: MLGADGLNLALMVADSGIIDTAMNDLIARSQVMMAAENKGVKTSVKNHLVKWRGKVKKRVTKVCETDRFQEEIALYQEVIYWDEPQFFDEIDSVIKKLEWHSAFYLQARRLMENNKGVYNAMFPHYFCDQWYQSLSDAIKQAQVTELETSKEKVLADLYQRMETMKNMDKVTESGDEGSVGRLWDMASAKLSKTDLTVMKRHAEFLNKHKGLQEIAEKLGRMAGMEDDPSLNKAPVEELQMVEEKSDEAVDDIVGIHESDDLNKMLPNETMFLAYPELEVIFYKHLADKRLLSYRSQGKSRTLRKVKAQKPDSKNVDIEKGPFIVCVDASGSMSGFPEQSAKAMAYALMQIALAEERDCYVILFSSEQITYELTRQDGLREASDFLSYSFHGGTDLEPVLMKSIELMTGDKYKNADLIVLSDFIAPKQSDEMIAQVEKLKEHKNRFHAVSLSKYGNPQLMTMFDHCWAYHPSLVGRFMKKW; the protein is encoded by the coding sequence ATGTTAGGAGCAGACGGCTTAAACCTCGCTTTGATGGTGGCTGATTCAGGAATTATTGATACAGCGATGAATGATCTCATCGCTCGCTCTCAGGTCATGATGGCGGCTGAGAATAAAGGTGTGAAAACATCAGTGAAAAACCACTTAGTTAAATGGCGCGGTAAAGTAAAAAAACGCGTCACTAAAGTGTGTGAAACCGATCGATTCCAAGAGGAAATCGCGCTTTACCAAGAAGTTATCTACTGGGATGAACCACAGTTTTTTGATGAGATTGACAGTGTCATCAAAAAATTGGAGTGGCACTCAGCGTTCTACCTACAAGCTAGACGTCTTATGGAAAACAACAAAGGCGTTTATAACGCGATGTTTCCACACTACTTTTGCGACCAATGGTACCAATCACTTTCTGATGCGATAAAACAAGCTCAAGTAACCGAACTTGAAACAAGTAAAGAAAAAGTACTAGCCGATCTGTATCAGCGCATGGAAACCATGAAAAACATGGACAAAGTGACGGAATCGGGTGATGAAGGTAGTGTAGGCCGATTGTGGGACATGGCTTCGGCTAAGTTGAGTAAAACTGATCTAACCGTGATGAAACGTCATGCGGAGTTTTTGAACAAGCACAAAGGCTTACAAGAAATTGCTGAAAAACTCGGTCGTATGGCGGGGATGGAAGACGATCCTTCTTTGAACAAAGCGCCTGTAGAAGAACTACAGATGGTTGAAGAGAAAAGCGATGAAGCGGTTGATGATATTGTTGGGATTCATGAAAGTGATGATCTAAACAAAATGCTTCCAAACGAAACCATGTTTTTGGCGTACCCTGAACTTGAGGTTATCTTCTACAAGCATTTGGCTGATAAGCGTTTACTTAGTTACCGCTCTCAAGGTAAATCCCGTACGTTACGTAAAGTTAAGGCTCAAAAACCGGATAGTAAGAACGTTGATATTGAAAAGGGCCCGTTTATCGTCTGTGTGGACGCTTCTGGCTCTATGAGTGGTTTTCCAGAGCAGTCTGCTAAAGCAATGGCTTATGCCTTAATGCAAATTGCTCTAGCGGAAGAAAGAGACTGCTACGTAATTCTGTTCTCTTCTGAACAGATTACCTATGAATTAACTCGACAAGATGGCCTACGTGAAGCAAGTGATTTTCTTAGCTACTCATTTCACGGTGGTACGGATCTAGAACCTGTTTTGATGAAATCTATTGAGCTGATGACGGGCGATAAGTACAAGAACGCAGATTTGATCGTACTTTCTGATTTCATAGCACCAAAACAATCTGATGAAATGATTGCTCAAGTAGAAAAGCTGAAAGAACACAAAAACCGTTTCCATGCAGTGAGTTTATCTAAATACGGCAACCCTCAACTCATGACTATGTTTGACCATTGTTGGGCATATCATCCAAGTTTGGTTGGTCGTTTCATGAAGAAATGGTAA
- a CDS encoding ATPase RavA domain-containing protein, which produces MNPSISSHADKALLSERINKLAHALSDGVYEREDTIKLCLLAALAGESVFLLGPPGIAKSLIAKRLIQAFDNSSYFEYLMTRFSTPEEVFGPLSIQELKDNGRYVRLTEGYLPTAQVVFLDEIWKAGPAILNTLLTVVNEKTFKNGSDIERVPMRLLVSASNELPDEDSGLEALYDRMLVRVFVNRIQNKQNFKSMLTTGTSQEAVIPKGLAITDIEYHQWQKELDKLELTDNSFNKLYELKTMLEETVKKQGSASESDLYVSDRRWKKAVKLLKASAFFSGRDSVNPLDIMLLQDCLWHSPESRDVVRSVVKDFALNRAFDQQESKAQIEMSREELEEIQDDVESTLSVSLSMESTSGLLRKDVYQNDIKNAKMYSVGSAYNLVKLVMLQSNMSVSESEKGDSRWVYVAKDDFDRVLKEGHGDIYGYVNENKNLCRLKLDLDASNQLVIKDIANRSVLVSVVTTDGLDQELYNKWLSGAERALEQLTEAEFKLKRVRTEFHDALPHNYIDPDLPKAMEASLQAVTQDLETTKVKSSKIAQRIKFMSQYFE; this is translated from the coding sequence ATGAACCCTTCTATTTCCTCACATGCTGACAAGGCGCTACTCTCTGAAAGAATCAACAAATTAGCGCATGCTCTCTCTGATGGTGTCTATGAAAGAGAAGACACGATTAAGCTCTGTTTACTGGCTGCCCTGGCCGGCGAAAGTGTGTTTCTATTAGGCCCTCCGGGTATTGCAAAAAGCCTTATCGCTAAACGTCTCATTCAAGCTTTTGACAATAGTAGCTATTTCGAATATTTGATGACGCGTTTCTCTACTCCTGAGGAAGTGTTCGGCCCGCTAAGTATCCAAGAATTAAAAGACAACGGTCGTTATGTAAGACTGACCGAAGGCTACCTGCCAACAGCGCAAGTTGTGTTCCTTGATGAGATTTGGAAAGCAGGCCCTGCAATCCTAAATACACTTCTAACTGTGGTTAACGAAAAAACCTTCAAAAACGGTAGTGACATAGAGCGTGTTCCAATGCGCTTGTTGGTTTCTGCATCTAACGAACTTCCAGACGAAGACAGTGGCCTAGAAGCTCTTTATGACCGTATGTTGGTTCGCGTGTTTGTAAACCGTATTCAAAACAAACAAAACTTCAAATCTATGCTGACGACGGGTACTTCTCAAGAGGCGGTGATTCCAAAAGGTTTGGCAATTACGGATATTGAATATCATCAATGGCAGAAAGAACTCGATAAGCTGGAATTAACGGATAACTCGTTTAACAAGCTATATGAATTGAAAACGATGCTTGAAGAGACGGTTAAAAAGCAAGGCTCCGCATCAGAGTCCGATTTGTACGTATCAGACAGACGCTGGAAGAAGGCGGTTAAGCTGTTGAAGGCAAGTGCATTCTTCAGTGGTCGCGATAGCGTGAATCCGTTAGATATTATGCTTCTTCAAGATTGTTTGTGGCATAGCCCTGAATCACGCGACGTGGTTCGTAGCGTGGTGAAAGACTTTGCGTTGAACCGAGCGTTTGATCAGCAAGAGTCAAAAGCGCAAATTGAAATGTCTCGTGAAGAGTTAGAAGAGATTCAAGATGATGTTGAATCAACGTTGTCTGTATCGCTTTCTATGGAGTCAACCAGCGGCTTGCTGCGTAAAGACGTTTACCAAAATGATATCAAAAACGCGAAAATGTACAGCGTGGGCAGTGCTTACAACTTAGTGAAGCTGGTAATGCTGCAAAGCAACATGTCGGTGTCTGAATCTGAGAAAGGCGATAGTCGTTGGGTATACGTAGCCAAAGACGATTTTGATCGTGTTCTTAAAGAAGGGCACGGTGATATTTACGGTTATGTAAACGAAAATAAAAACCTATGCCGTTTAAAACTCGACTTGGATGCATCAAACCAACTAGTGATTAAAGACATCGCCAATCGCTCCGTCTTGGTGAGCGTGGTTACCACAGATGGTTTGGATCAAGAACTGTATAACAAGTGGTTAAGTGGCGCTGAAAGAGCGCTGGAGCAGTTAACTGAAGCGGAATTTAAGTTAAAACGCGTTCGTACTGAATTCCATGATGCGTTGCCTCATAACTATATTGACCCTGACTTGCCAAAAGCGATGGAAGCAAGCTTGCAAGCGGTAACGCAAGATCTTGAAACAACTAAAGTGAAGAGTAGCAAGATCGCTCAGCGCATTAAGTTCATGAGCCAGTACTTCGAGTAA
- a CDS encoding NUDIX hydrolase — MNKVIHQWKSISLIEENVTLPTNVVVKHTTIHHPGAAVILPITSSGKIILINQFRPSLKKWLLELPAGTVEVDETPLQCAQRELEEETGYSATSFQSLGQVTPLAGFCDEIQHLFVAKDLSLTTRFECDEDEVIEVIELSLEELQDKIRHDQITDTKTIACLSKAQLCGYL; from the coding sequence ATGAATAAAGTTATCCATCAATGGAAAAGTATTTCTCTCATAGAAGAGAACGTGACGCTCCCTACGAACGTCGTGGTAAAACATACAACAATACACCACCCTGGTGCGGCAGTTATTCTTCCTATCACTTCGTCTGGAAAAATCATCCTCATTAACCAGTTTCGCCCTTCTCTTAAAAAATGGCTCCTAGAGCTGCCCGCAGGCACGGTCGAAGTCGACGAAACTCCTCTTCAATGTGCTCAGCGAGAGTTAGAAGAAGAAACCGGTTACAGTGCAACTTCTTTTCAGAGTTTAGGGCAAGTCACGCCTTTGGCCGGTTTCTGCGATGAGATTCAGCATTTGTTCGTCGCAAAAGACTTAAGCCTCACTACCCGCTTTGAATGTGATGAAGATGAAGTCATAGAAGTGATCGAACTGAGCTTAGAAGAGCTGCAAGATAAAATACGACACGATCAAATCACCGATACAAAAACTATCGCTTGTTTAAGTAAAGCCCAACTCTGCGGCTACCTATAA
- the ltaE gene encoding low-specificity L-threonine aldolase, with amino-acid sequence MDFRSDTVTKPSQAMRDVMANAEVGDDVYGDDPTVNELEQWAANEAGFEAAMFTSSGTQANLLGLMAHCERGDEYLCGQQAHNYKYEAGGAAVLGSIQPQPIENNPDGTLDFKKLAAAIKPDDSHFARTKLLSLENTINGKVLPMSYLAEARDFVNQHGLQMHLDGARVYNAAVALDVHIKEIAQHFDSMTICLSKGLGAPIGSLLLGSKEYITKARRLRKMVGGGMRQAGILAAAGKMALTENVAQLKADHENAKNLAIGLSKLKGFSVNPDFIQTNIVFAKLDESVDINRIARELGKQGITMSPGNPVRFVTHRDISAEDISRFLTELDKVL; translated from the coding sequence ATGGACTTTCGTTCTGATACCGTAACTAAACCCTCACAAGCTATGCGCGATGTAATGGCAAACGCAGAAGTCGGTGATGATGTATATGGTGATGACCCAACCGTAAACGAGCTTGAGCAGTGGGCTGCCAATGAAGCAGGGTTTGAAGCCGCTATGTTTACCTCTTCAGGTACGCAAGCCAATTTACTTGGACTAATGGCGCATTGTGAACGTGGTGATGAGTACCTTTGTGGCCAGCAAGCGCACAACTACAAATACGAAGCTGGCGGCGCAGCTGTCTTGGGCTCGATTCAACCTCAACCAATCGAAAATAACCCAGATGGCACTCTTGATTTCAAAAAGCTTGCTGCTGCTATTAAGCCTGACGACAGCCACTTCGCTCGCACTAAACTCCTAAGCTTAGAAAACACGATTAACGGCAAAGTACTGCCAATGTCTTACCTAGCGGAAGCTCGTGATTTCGTAAACCAACACGGTTTACAAATGCACCTAGATGGCGCACGAGTATATAACGCAGCAGTGGCACTAGACGTGCACATCAAAGAGATCGCACAACACTTCGATTCGATGACGATTTGTTTATCAAAAGGTTTGGGGGCTCCGATTGGTTCTCTGCTACTTGGTAGTAAAGAGTATATAACTAAAGCACGTCGACTACGTAAAATGGTCGGAGGCGGCATGCGCCAAGCAGGCATCCTTGCTGCAGCAGGTAAAATGGCGCTGACTGAGAACGTTGCTCAACTTAAAGCCGACCATGAGAACGCGAAAAATTTAGCCATTGGCCTAAGCAAGCTTAAGGGCTTCTCGGTTAACCCCGATTTCATTCAAACGAACATTGTATTTGCTAAGTTAGATGAGTCTGTTGATATCAACCGCATCGCACGAGAGCTAGGTAAACAAGGTATTACTATGTCTCCAGGCAACCCAGTGCGCTTTGTGACTCACCGTGACATTAGCGCAGAAGATATCTCTCGATTTTTAACTGAGTTAGATAAAGTGCTTTAA